A window of the Brassica napus cultivar Da-Ae unplaced genomic scaffold, Da-Ae ScsIHWf_1146;HRSCAF=1628, whole genome shotgun sequence genome harbors these coding sequences:
- the LOC125596193 gene encoding uncharacterized protein LOC125596193: MESWETRIDAAFERGYNRVCERLDRYMEKSKEPVVTRVVEIPVFYGDGDLRPWIYWMEKRFALDAFTDDQKMAMACGFIDGKAASWYHEQISQVPFQSWEDLKSELLLRFGDVDDPELITFRRKWKLQWPDMMAYPIFYGDDVKLWISMIERRFHQDILWNREKLEFALRSMEGEAKYFVHSKQSIMIFHSWNQLKDELVVRFGRDDDPDKIRLQIERERDFRDWVKRCESRYRETKAVDISASNPEHQTVVDELSQKIDDDDAPQKRMSVAGDSVQATETDTNEKVDTDAEVACEPKLIAPALNSESTGA, translated from the coding sequence ATGGAGTCTTGGGAGACGAGGATTGATGCTGCCTTTGAAAGAGGCTATAACAGAGTATGCGAACGTTTGGATAGGTACATGGAGAAGAGCAAGGAGCCAGTCGTGACGAGAGTCGTGGAGATTCCTGTGTTCTATGGTGATGGTGATCTGCGACCATGGATCTATTGGATGGAGAAGCGGTTTGCGTTGGATGCTTTTACCGATGATCAGAAGATGGCAATGGCTTGCGGTTTCATCGACGGTAAAGCTGCGTCTTGGTATCACGAGCAAATCTCACAGGTTCCGTTTCAAAGCTGGGAAGACCTGAAGAGTGAGTTGTTGCTGCGGTTTGGCGATGTTGATGATCCAGAACTCATTACATTTCGCCGGAAGTGGAAGTTGCAGTGGCCAGACATGATGGCGTATCCGATCTTCTATGGTGATGATGTGAAGCTTTGGATATCCATGATAGAACGTCGTTTTCATCAGGATATTCTTTGGAACAGGGAAAAATTGGAGTTCGCTCTAAGATCTATGGAAGGAGAGGCAAAATATTTTGTTCATTCGAAACAATCGATCATGATTTTCCACTCTTGGAACCAGCTCAAGGATGAATTAGTGGTACGCTTTGGAAGAGACGATGATCCGGATAAAATTCGGTTACAGATCGAGCGTGAACGAGATTTCAGGGATTGGGTGAAGAGATGTGAATCCAGGTATCGTGAAACAAAGGCTGTTGATATCAGTGCATCAAATCCAGAACATCAAACTGTTGTTGATGAACTATCGCAGAAGATTGATGACGATGATGCTCCACAGAAACGAATGAGTGTGGCAGGAGATTCGGTTCAGGCCACAGAAACTGATACAAATGAGAAGGTTGATACAGATGCTGAAGTAGCTTGTGAACCGAAGTTGATAGCGCCGGCTCTGAACAGTGAATCTACGGGAGCATAG